From Carnobacterium alterfunditum DSM 5972:
GATTTGACAAGTCGATTTCTGTCTGATTATGTGTCACCCATAATACTGTGACACCACGCTCTTCGTTTATGGTACGGATCAACTTACGAATAATTTCTTGGTTCGCTGAATCTAAAGCACTTGTAACTTCATCTAACAACAATATTTCAGGTAAAAATAATAGATTACGAATCAATGCTATCCGCTGCTTTTCCCCACCAGACAAAGTCGTTACTTGTTTAGTCAGATACTCTTCCCCTAAACCGACTTCATTTAAAGCCGAAACAGCTTTTTGTTCATCAAAAGTTTGATTTCTGATTTCATATGGAAAGGCTAAATTATCTTTTACAGTCTCTCCAAAGAGGGTGGCTGTTTGAAAAGAATAAGAAACTTCTTTTCGATAAACAGTTGGTTCATACTCTTCAATGCGTTTATTTTGATACAGGATATCTCCCGAAGTTTGTGATACCATAGAAGCAATGATTTTTAACAAGGTGCTTTTGCCACTTCCAGAAGGTCCAGTGATCGTCACAAATTCGCCTTTTTCGACTGAAAAATCAATACCTTTCAGAATGACTTTCCCATCTGTTTCGTAGCCTAACTGGTCGATCTTTAATAACGGTACATTCATTTATTTTCCTCCCAGAATCATTCTTATTTATGTATCGCTAAAGAATAACCACTATTTCTATTTGTAACAATTATTTATTTATAATAATTATAAATAAAACGAATGTTTATGTCAATTAAAATTCAGAATACCAAAAAAACTGCCTAATCTCAAGAGAGGAGGCAGTTTTTTGTATCTTTTAATCATTTTCTACAGATAAGAATTCCCCAGTTTCAGCGTTTAAATGAACATCTACTTCGTTATTTCCTTCTTCAAATTCTCCTGTAAACAATGGTATATTCGTATCCTCATCTGCTTCTAAATTCCAAGAAAGAAGGACTGCATTCGGAGCTTCTTCCTCCGATTTTGCAATCAATTCATTAATGGTCATTAAATTGTCTACTGCTAATTCTTGATCATCAAAGTCTGGATCTTTCTTCTCTATGTTATTTTTTGTTTCTACTCCATTTTCAGCATTTACTTCCCATTCAATTTCTTGCATATCATCGAAACCACTGATTTCAAATGTATACTTACCAAAATCCTTGTCAAAATCAACTGAAGAGATAACTGCATTTGGATAAGCTTCCTGGAAATCAGCAACAGCTTGTTCATACGTTACGGAGAAAGTTTTACCATCAAAGTTTTTTGATGTAGAACTAACATCATCTGATCCTGTTGTTGTTGAACTTTCCATTGAACTAGCGGTTGATTCTGATGTTGAATTTATGGAATCATCTGTAGGCGCTTCTGCATTGCCACAAGCTGATAAGAGTATCAAAGCAATTCCACTGACTGATCCTGCTTTTATTGTTGTTAACAGGGTCTCACCTTCTCTTATTAATTCTATAGTACCAAACTAACTAAAACATGGTATTTTATGGCTTCCATTATAGTAGGAATCAATTTTAAATTGTTATTTTAACCGGCTTTAAGCTGATCACTAGATTCTTCTCACAAAGAGAACCGTGTTACCTTTTCTCAAGTTCTGCTTTCAAAAAGTTCGCCAACTTTAACATGGCATACTTTTCAGCAATTTTTTCAGCATCTGCATTATAATTTGTATTTGTATTTACATCATAGGCATAGGCTTCTCCGTTTGCATCAAATATAAATTCAATGGCCGCTACATCAATTTCTTGTTCTTTTAGAAACTGCTCATACAAATCAACTTGTTCACTTGGCAGGGAATCAATGATCGTAAACTTGTTAGTCGCTGGTATATCACCGATTTGGCAGCTGTCTGCTGGACACAACTCAAATCCATCGCTTGAATCAACTTTTACGGCATAGAAGAATTTTCCACCGATAAATTCAGAACGGACGATCGTTCCATCAGCCGGTTTGATGTATTCTTGGATCAAACTGATTCCATCAATTGAATCTTCAAATCCCAGTCCATAAACATAGGCTTTTAATTCTGCGATCGAATTTAATAAACGGACACCTAATCCTTTACCGGCACGATTATGCTTGATGATGAAAGGAAATTGATTTAATTTTTCAGCTGCTTTAAGAATCTGTTCTTTACCAACTGCTCCGTATGTTTCAGGTGTTTGGATACCATTTTTTTGTAAAGCTAAGTGTTGTTTCAGCTTGCTGACTTCTAATTCAATCGCTTTTGTCCCATTAAATACAACGGCATCACGACTTTCCAGCCAAGTCAAAAGATTATCCGTTAACTCAGGTGCGTAACGGTGGCCACGTGTATGCGAAGAAGCACTCATACGGTTATAGAAAATTCCTTCCGGCGGTTCTGCTTGAATATCGATCATGCCATCAGATAGATCCCACAACGCATAAGGTGCATTGATTTCATCCAGTTGTGCTGTCAGATGTCTTGTCCAATCATTATTTTCATGAATAACATAAATTTTTTTCATTTTATCTTCTCCTCGTCTTTTTTAAATTGCTTTATTTTTATTCATTCATTTCAGTCGCTGTTTTTTTGTAGTCTACTGTTTTATTGTATACAAACGCATCTTCAGATTGAGCAATCAGGACTGGGGCTAAAGCGTTCCCTATCACATTGACTGCAGAACGACCCATATTGATAAAGAAATCAACTGAAACCATTAGCGCTACTCCCTCAGCAGGTAAACCAAGTTGTGTTGCTGCTGCTAACAATACCACTACTGCCCCTGATGGAACAGTTGCGATTCCCTTGGTAATGACCGTTAAAAATAAAACGAGTGCAACAATTTCGCCGAATCCTAAAGTCACATCATACATATTAACAATAAACATCGTAGCCAAACTAATGTAAACACCTGCTCCATCGAGATTAAATGAATAGCCTAGTGGTGTTACAAACGAAGAAACTGATGGTGAAACACCAAATTTCTTTAAGCGGTCAATTAAAGAAGGCAAGACCACACTTGAACTTCCTGTCGTAAACACAACTACGACTAAATCGCTGATTTCTTTTAGCATTGTAAAGTAAGAAACATGGAAAAACCAAGCAATGATTGGAAAGATAATCAAAATAACGATCATGAATGCTAGGTACGTAAATAAGACAAATTGTCCTAAAGAAAATAGATTTTCTATCCCATACGCTGCTATATCATAGGCCAAAAATCCAAATACCCCAATGGGTGCAAAAGAAATCGCATAATCAACCATTTTAAACATCGCTTGAGACCACGATTCAAAAAAAGTAATGACCGGTTTTCCTTTTTCACCTATCGATACTAAAGCTAGTCCAAGAAAAATCCCAAAAAAGATGATTGGCAATAGATTTCCATCTGCAAAGGCTTGAAATAGATTACTTGGTACAATACTCAGAAAAAAGCTTTGAAAGTCAATTCCGCTTGCGATACCATCAAGCGACTCAATCGAAACGGCTCCAGTTTGAAAATTGCTGCCGATCCCGGTCCATTTTCCAGCTAAAACACTGAGAATGATCAGACCTGTCGTTACAGAAAAGAAATAAATAAAAGACTTTCCTGCTACTTTTCCAAAACTTTTTGTGTCACTGATATTGACTATCGCTAAAATAATAACTGGAAAAATAAGCGGCACAATGATCATTTGAATCAAATTCATAAAAATCGTACCGAGTATTTCTAGTTGGAGACCCGTTGTTTTGCTGAAATAGCCTACAAGTATACCCGCTAATCCACCAATAACAACTTGTAACATAAGACTTGGTTTCTTTATCTTTCTTTTATTTACTGACATTTTTTATTTTCCTCCTAGTCGATCGATTATTGTGCACAAAAAAAGTGCATGAGTTGTTTACACTCATGCACAGTTGATCCATCTTTAAAATAAATTAGAAGAGTCCACCCCTGAACAAAAACAGGCTTTTTTCTTATAATTGATCATAGAGCTAACATTGATTTATTCAATCAGAAAGAAGCCCTATGAAAAGATGATTGCTGATAACATGAGTGGTTCATACAACATGGACAACACAACATGCTTAAACAGTTCATCTTTTTCATTATGGCTTCCTCCTTTTTTTAGTTTATTTTTTCTTTAACGGTGAGCGCTCACCTATTTAAAGTAAGCTCATTGTAACAATGTGAAAATTCATTGTCAACTGTCAATTTTATATTTTGGTCCTATAATTTTTCTAGTATTACCTTTTCTTGCAGATTCTGAGCATCTTTCACACTAAATGTCGTACTGTCATCGTGCTGTACTTTGCTGGCTGAACAAGCAGTAGCCATCGTCAATGCTTCAGCAAAGGTTTTTTGCTGCGTTAAGGAAGCTAAAAAAGAACCTACAAAACAATCCCCTGCTCCAGTATCATTTTTAACAACCACGACTGGAGGAGTGATTTGATAAAACTCATTTTTATGCCCGCATAAACTGCCTGCTCCGCCTTGCGATACGATAACGTAATCAATCGTTTTGGTTAGTTCTTTTACCGTATCTAACAGCGACCTGCCTTGCTCAGCAATTTCTAGTATTTCAAATCGGTTTGGTTTAATAAAATTTATACCTGCTTTTACTGCCGCTTTTAAAGCCTCTCCTGAGAGATCACAAGCAATAAAACAGCCTATCTTATTTAACAAGTTTATTAATTTTTCTAAATCCTCAATTTCAAAACCTGGAGGCATGGAACCAGCAATCAACACTGTATCCTCAGCTTCGACTTTTTCCTCAATTTTATCGAATAATAACGATTTATCATAGTTTGATACAGCATATCCTTTTTCGGTGATCAAAATACTGCCGCTAACGTCTTTTTCTAAAAGAACATAACTTTCCCTAGTTGGTTTACCATAAACTTCAACAAGATCATGATTAATGCCCTTCTCTTCTAGTATCTTTTCAAGTTTCCTTTTATTGGTTGTTCCACAAAATCCTAATGCTTGATTTTCCACACCTAATTTACTCATCGCATAAGAGCCATGATGCCCTTTGCCACCTAAGTCATATGCGATACGATCCAAACGATTGTTCTTCTCCTTTGTCAACTTCCCTCCAAGATACAATAATCGGTCAATTGTCGGGTTTAATGTAATGGTATAAATCATTTGATAACCCCCTCTTTTTTAAAGCTGATACTATCATTTTGCTGCAAAATACTCATATATTTTTATTATACCATTTAACTAAAATGGTCCATAAAAAAAACCACTATTAAAAGTGGTTTCACTGAAATACTTTGGTTTCATAATTTTTTCAATACAAACAAATTAGTTCAATCAATTTTCAACATTTGTGCATTTATTGCAACAATGATTGTACTCAACGACATTACAATTGCACCTATAGCTGGCGTGATCAAAATATTTTGATTGATTAAAACGCCTGCTGCTAGTGGGATAGCAATCACATTATACCCGGCTGCCCATACAAAATTTTCAACCATTTTTTTATGGCTGGCTTTAGATAATTTAATAATATTCAATACATCTACCGGATTGCTATTCACTAAAATAATATCTGCTGTTTCAATAGCGACATCTGTACCTGCTCCTATTGCTATCCCAACATCAGACTCCGCTAATGCCGGAGCATCATTGATTCCGTCTCCGATCATGGCGACCCTTTTACCATCTTTTTTTAATTCAGATACATTCTTAGACTTTTCATGAGGAAGAACTTCAGCGATCACTTGTGAAAGTCCCAATTTATCACCTACATAATTAGCTACTCGTTTGTTATCTCCTGTCATCATAATGGTCTCAATACCTAACTCATTCAACTGTTTGATTACTTTATAAGAGGATTCCCTGATGATATCAGCTAATGCGATCATTCCTTGCAATTTATTGTTTTTCAAGACAAACACGACTGTTTTCCCTTGTTGAGCCATTGCTTCATAGCTTTTTTCATCAAATGAAATTTGATCGTTTTTCATGGCTCCTGGGCTGACAACTGAAACTTCCGTATCTTTTACAGTCGCTGTTAATCCTTTGCCCGCTAGATTACGGTAATTTTTAACATCATAGATTTCTAATCCACGTTCTTTTCCTGCTTTAACAATACCTTTAGCAATTGGATGATCCGATTGTGTCTCAACTGAATAAGCTAACGTTAATAACTCAGATTCGCTTACACCTTCAGCAGGTTGAATGTCTGTTACACCAAAATTACCTTCTGTCAACGTACCTGTTTTATCAAAAACGATTTTATCGATCTTATATGCTCCTTCAAAAGCGATCCGATTGCGGATCAACAAACCTTTACTAGCTGCAATCGAAGTTGATCTTGAAGTAACTAAAGGACCTGCTAGTCCCAATGCGTGTGGACAAGCAATGATCAAGACTGTCACCATCCGTTCTAAAGCAAACTCGAAATCACCAGTGACCGACCAATAGATAAGCGTAACTATACCAGTTACAACAGCTACATAGAAGAGCCATTTAGCTGCGATATCAGCAAATCCTTGCGCTTTAGATTTTGTGGTCTCAGCCTCTCGGACTAACTGGATAACTTGAGAAAGATAAGTATCATTCCCAATTTTATTTACTTCAATTTTCAAAACGCCTTCACCATTTACGGATGCACCGATCACATTCATTCCGGGGTCTTTCTCTACTGGTACAGATTCTCCAGTCAGCATCGATTCATCTACAGTAGATGAGCCTTCATAAATACTGCCATCTAGAGGGATCTTTTCACCTGACTTGACAAGGATTTTATCCCCAGGTTTTAAATCTTCTACTGTTACTTCAATAATATTGCCTTTTTCATCAATTTTGTGTGCTTCTTTTGGCATTAATTTAATTAGTGCTTCTAAGGCTTTTGAAGCTCCCATGATCGACTTCATTTCGATCCAATGTCCAAGTAGCATGATAGCAATTAAAGTAGCCAATTCAAAGAAGAAATCACTACCTGAAATAAAGAACGTGGTCAACGTACTATAGAAATATGCTGTAATGATCGCTAACGAAATCAGCATCATCATTGCTGGGGTTCGCGCTTTCAGCTCACTCCATGCTCCTGTCAGGAATGGTTTCCCACCATAGAAAAAAAGAATGGTTGAGAGAACAAACAATAGGATGTCACTTCCTAAAAATTGAATATCATATCCAAAAAGCATTTGGAACATTGGCGATAAAATAGAAATAGGAACTGCTAGAATCAATGAGACCCAAAATCTCTTTTTAAAATCTTCGATCATCATTGCGTGATGTCCCGAATGCCCGCCATTATGGTTCATACTGCTATGGTCTATGTCGCTGTGATCCATTTCGCTGTGGTCCATTTCGCTGTAATCCATTTCGCTGTGGTCCATTTCGCTGTGGTCCATACCGCCATGATCCATATCATTGTGATCCTCATGATTTGTTTGCTCTTTGTATTTTGCCATATCTATCTCTCCTTCTTCTATTCCTTAATTTCGTTTACGTTTGTAATCATATCACTTTTAACTTTATACTTATTAAATAAAATTGTCAAGAATAGTCTTCTTATAAATGACTTTTCAGTCTACTACTATATATATATAGTACATAAAAACTATTATACATACCAACATTCGCGTTCTACGTTAAAACCATCGTTGAAGCATCTAATGGTAATAATGAGTGGCTTTTTTGATTTAATGCATTTTTTTACCTTATCAAATACTTTTAACTACAAAAAAACTCTTTACCTTTTAGGCAAAGAGTTTTCTACTTTAGCTTAAACATTTCCGACTGGTTTTACTTTTAGTAAATACAGATCTTCTTTAATAAATAACGTCATAATGAAGGCTGCCAGCGAGAACAGTCCTACTAATTTGAAGACCATTTGAAACCCTGCTAAATCAGATAATTCAGGTGATAAATGCTGTGTTGCACCATTTTGAGAAGCAATTGTCATCACAACGACGAACAGAGCCGTTCCCATTGAACCCGCTAATTGGCGTTGGGTATTGAACATTGCTGAAGCATGTGAAGCTAAGGCTAAAGGCACCGCGTTGAAAGCAGCTGTTTGGATGGGCATCAAAGTTAATGAGAACCCTAATGAACGAACTATTTGAAGTAAAACAATGTATTTGATGGGTGTATTAAGATCAATTAATCCTATAATAAAGGTTCCGATAGTGACTAATACTAACCCACTCATGGCTAACCTTTTAGAACCATATTTATCAAACATTCTGCCAGTTATCGGACTCATGATAGCCATCACGATTGATCCAGGTAATAGGACCATTCCTGATTCCATCGGTGTCATCCCGCGCATTGTTTGGAAATAAATCGGCAACAACATGATTGCTCCGTACATCCCTGCTGTTAACACAAATGAAATAATAAGATTTAATCGGAATCCTTTGTATTTAAAAATACTGAAATTCAGTAATGGTTCTTTTGAACGATTGGAACGATTGACCAATAGAACTAAAGAAACAACCCCAATAATTAAAGGCAAAGCCACATTAGCGCTTATAAAGTTATTTGAAGATGCATTACTAAGTCCAAATAGTAATCCGCCAAAACCTAATGTTGAATAGATGACACTGATTCCATCTAGTTTAGGTCGACTTGTTTCTCCAACATTTTTTAAAATGAAGAAGGCAACCACAACATCTATAATAGCAAATGGTAAAATGAAATAGAACAACATATTCCATTGGTAATTTTGCACTACCCACCCTGAAAATGTCGGTCCAATAGCTGGAGCGAAATTCATCGCTAGACCAATCAGTCCCATCGCTGAACCTCTTTTTTCAATTGGAAAAAGGTACAATATAACAATCATTTGTAATGGCAAGATGATGCCTGCTCCGATTGCCTGAATCATTCGTCCAATGATCAGTACTCCGTAGATATTAGAAGTTGCCGCCACAAAAGTACCAATTGAAAAGACGATCATCGAAAACAGGTACAATTGACGGGTTGTAAAGCGGTTAACAAGATAGGCCGTGATAGGTACCATGATCCCATTGATCAGCATGTATGCAGTTGTTAACCATTGCCCTTGAGTCGCTGTGATCGAAAATTCTTTCATAATACTCGGTAGGGCGGTACTCATAAGCGTTTGATTTAATATGGTCACAAAGGACCCCATTAAAATAACTCCTAAAATAGACCCGACTTGTGTGAATGACATATTTTGATTTTCTGCTTGAATCATTACTTTTTTTCCCCTTTATTAAATTTTTAAATCTGTTTTTTTCTGCGAATCAATCATTCGAAGGGTAAATACTTTGCAATAGCTTATCTTTTTAATTTAAATTATGAAATGCTATACTAATCATTGAAAGGTTTATTACCCATTCACTGGGTTGACCTCTCTTATTTATTATTTTCTTAAAACTAATCTAAGGAGCTGAACTAATGCAAAAAGAACAATTCGAACGAATGAAGAACGGAAGAGGTTTTATTGCAGCATTGGACCAAAGCGGTGGAAGTACTCCGAAAGCTTTAGAAATTTATGGCATAGCACCTGACACTTATTCAAACGAAGCTGAAATGTTCGACTTAGTTCATGATATGCGGACTCGTCTGATGACTTCTGCAGCTTTTAATTCTGACTCGATCTTAGGAGCTATTTTATTTGAACAAACAATGGATCGCAAAGTTGAAGACCTTTATACAGCTGATTATTTATGGGAGAAGAAAGGCATAGTCCCTTTCTTGAAAGTCGATAAAGGATTAGCAGAAGAAACTGATGGTGTTCAGCTAATGAAACCTAATCCTGACCTAGATGAATTATTGCAAAGAGCTGCTGAACGTCATATTTTCGGAACAAAGATGCGCTCATTAATTAAAGAGGCAAACCCTGAAGCAATTAAGCAAGTCGTTGACCAACAATTTGACGTTGCTAAACAAATTATTGCTGCCGGACTTGTACCAATTATTGAACCAGAAGTAGATATCAACAGTAAAGATAAGGAAAAGTCTGAAGTTCTCTTGAAAGAGGAGATTTTGAAACAGCTAGATGCCTTAAACGAATCAGCTAACATCATATTAAAACTATCGATTCCAACAATTGCTGATTTTTATAAAGAATTGATCGATCATCCTAGAGTTATACGAGTAGTAGCTCTTTCTGGTGGCTATACCCGTGAGAAAGCAAATAGAGCTTTGTCAAGTAATCATGGGCTGATTGCTAGTTTTTCAAGAGCATTATCCGAGGGTTTAAGTGCTAGTCAGTCAGATGTGGATTACAATGCAATGTTAAAAGAATCTATCAAACAAATTTATAATGCTTCAATCACTTAATAATCAGTGCTCGGAAGCTAAACAATAAACACAACGTATAGTAATAGAGGAAAGTCCTCTAGCTTATACGTTGTGTTTTCACTTTAACAGTATACTCTTGTTTACATAATAAATCAAAATATTTTACTTTTCTTTATTTTTATAATTATTTTGAGATCCATTGAACTCATAGCTTACTGTTATCCTTATTCCAGCCTTCCAACATCATATCAAATTCTTCGATTGGTTCTGGTCCCCGCATAACATTTTTTTGAACGGTAAAAACACCTTTTTTACTTACTTTAGTTTCCCATCTTACCAACTGGACTTCTCCTCCGGTTATTTCAATTCCGGTAATGCTCGTGGGGTAAACACAGCAACCCGTGTTGAAGTAAGGAAGGTCCTTATTTTTCGGGTATTTAAAACGGTGTGTGTGGCCGCAAATAAGCATTATTTTATTTTTCTTGATCCATTTATTGAAATTTCGCTCGATTTTATGTCGTTTTGCTACATTTTTTACCGGACTTGTAGGATTTCGAATGCCAAACCCATGCAAAAAACGCCAAAAGAATTTTAATGATAACATCGTGAAAAAAGCAAATTGATCATTTGGCGCATCACCTTGGTGGCCATGTACGGTCAAAATTTCTTGTCCTGTTTTTTTATACCTCAACACCATTGCTTCAATAGGTTTAAGTCCCTTTAAAAAATCAAAAAATTCCTCTGTGTATTCATCATAATTTGTATAATAATTATCTTTTACAAATTTAGGATTCTTTAAAGCAATATCATGATTGCCATACAATTTTATTAGGCGATCGTCATCAAAAAACTGTTTGATAACATCATATACTTCTCTATGTGCATTTTTTGTGAAAGTAAAATCAGAATACTCTAATAGTTCGTCTCCATCTCCAGCCTCTACATAAGTAAACCTATTTTTATAATAATATTTTAAAGCATGCAAGTAGATATTTCGGTTTCGCGTGAACTCATCGGTTATGTTTCCATTACCGCGATGGACATCACTAAAAAATATATAATTAGAATTCTCATCAAACTCTTCTACTCTAGCGTTTTTGTATGCTTCCGTTAACTTTCTGTCTGTAAACATTTTTTCCACCTCATAATTAATTGTCACTCTTTTTCATGAGCAACCGAATTGTTAGCCTTGTTAACAGTATACTTTATCTAGTCTGGTAAAAAAAATAATTGTTGCTATATTGCTAAAACTGGACAACTAATAGCTGAAATTTTAATTAGGTTTGGATCCATTCCATGGCTGCAAGCAACTACTCTTCCTACAGAATTTCCAACTAAGTGATTAAACTAATCTATTTTGGTATAAAAAAATAGGTGCAAATGAATTTCTTCATCCACACCAAAAATTGTGTTGCCTCTTTAACAGCGTCTAGACGACAGGGCTATTTTGATCTACTTAACTATTTTCAACTACTTGTTGAAATTTCCTGTGCAACTCATCCATGACAACAAACCTTGCCTCACGAATTACTTCTTTCCCCTCAGCAAATAACAATAAAGCAGGAACAGTAAACACCGTAAATTGGCCGGCAACTTCAGGAACGTCATCTGCACTGACCTGAATAGGTTTGATAGTTGGAAATTCTTCCAACATTTCTTGTACTTGTGGTTGAACAGCGTGGCAAACACCACAATTTTTTCTTGAAATATAAACGAAAGCAAGCGCGTTTTCATCTATTAAACGTAAAACTTGATCTATGGATGTTGCTTGAGGAAATGTATTCATTTTTTTCATTCTTCTTTCTATGAGTTGATTGTTTATTTATTTTAATCAAGTAAGATAGTCTTCTTTGAGGATGGAGTAGTAGACATCATCTACATAGCGTTCTTTGTGGATTCTATTTTTTCTTAACGTTCCTTCATATGTCATCCC
This genomic window contains:
- a CDS encoding metallophosphoesterase codes for the protein MFTDRKLTEAYKNARVEEFDENSNYIFFSDVHRGNGNITDEFTRNRNIYLHALKYYYKNRFTYVEAGDGDELLEYSDFTFTKNAHREVYDVIKQFFDDDRLIKLYGNHDIALKNPKFVKDNYYTNYDEYTEEFFDFLKGLKPIEAMVLRYKKTGQEILTVHGHQGDAPNDQFAFFTMLSLKFFWRFLHGFGIRNPTSPVKNVAKRHKIERNFNKWIKKNKIMLICGHTHRFKYPKNKDLPYFNTGCCVYPTSITGIEITGGEVQLVRWETKVSKKGVFTVQKNVMRGPEPIEEFDMMLEGWNKDNSKL
- a CDS encoding dicarboxylate/amino acid:cation symporter, with the protein product MSVNKRKIKKPSLMLQVVIGGLAGILVGYFSKTTGLQLEILGTIFMNLIQMIIVPLIFPVIILAIVNISDTKSFGKVAGKSFIYFFSVTTGLIILSVLAGKWTGIGSNFQTGAVSIESLDGIASGIDFQSFFLSIVPSNLFQAFADGNLLPIIFFGIFLGLALVSIGEKGKPVITFFESWSQAMFKMVDYAISFAPIGVFGFLAYDIAAYGIENLFSLGQFVLFTYLAFMIVILIIFPIIAWFFHVSYFTMLKEISDLVVVVFTTGSSSVVLPSLIDRLKKFGVSPSVSSFVTPLGYSFNLDGAGVYISLATMFIVNMYDVTLGFGEIVALVLFLTVITKGIATVPSGAVVVLLAAATQLGLPAEGVALMVSVDFFINMGRSAVNVIGNALAPVLIAQSEDAFVYNKTVDYKKTATEMNE
- a CDS encoding ATP-grasp domain-containing protein, with product MKKIYVIHENNDWTRHLTAQLDEINAPYALWDLSDGMIDIQAEPPEGIFYNRMSASSHTRGHRYAPELTDNLLTWLESRDAVVFNGTKAIELEVSKLKQHLALQKNGIQTPETYGAVGKEQILKAAEKLNQFPFIIKHNRAGKGLGVRLLNSIAELKAYVYGLGFEDSIDGISLIQEYIKPADGTIVRSEFIGGKFFYAVKVDSSDGFELCPADSCQIGDIPATNKFTIIDSLPSEQVDLYEQFLKEQEIDVAAIEFIFDANGEAYAYDVNTNTNYNADAEKIAEKYAMLKLANFLKAELEKR
- a CDS encoding PepSY domain-containing protein, whose product is MILLSACGNAEAPTDDSINSTSESTASSMESSTTTGSDDVSSTSKNFDGKTFSVTYEQAVADFQEAYPNAVISSVDFDKDFGKYTFEISGFDDMQEIEWEVNAENGVETKNNIEKKDPDFDDQELAVDNLMTINELIAKSEEEAPNAVLLSWNLEADEDTNIPLFTGEFEEGNNEVDVHLNAETGEFLSVEND
- a CDS encoding copper-translocating P-type ATPase, encoding MAKYKEQTNHEDHNDMDHGGMDHSEMDHSEMDYSEMDHSEMDHSDIDHSSMNHNGGHSGHHAMMIEDFKKRFWVSLILAVPISILSPMFQMLFGYDIQFLGSDILLFVLSTILFFYGGKPFLTGAWSELKARTPAMMMLISLAIITAYFYSTLTTFFISGSDFFFELATLIAIMLLGHWIEMKSIMGASKALEALIKLMPKEAHKIDEKGNIIEVTVEDLKPGDKILVKSGEKIPLDGSIYEGSSTVDESMLTGESVPVEKDPGMNVIGASVNGEGVLKIEVNKIGNDTYLSQVIQLVREAETTKSKAQGFADIAAKWLFYVAVVTGIVTLIYWSVTGDFEFALERMVTVLIIACPHALGLAGPLVTSRSTSIAASKGLLIRNRIAFEGAYKIDKIVFDKTGTLTEGNFGVTDIQPAEGVSESELLTLAYSVETQSDHPIAKGIVKAGKERGLEIYDVKNYRNLAGKGLTATVKDTEVSVVSPGAMKNDQISFDEKSYEAMAQQGKTVVFVLKNNKLQGMIALADIIRESSYKVIKQLNELGIETIMMTGDNKRVANYVGDKLGLSQVIAEVLPHEKSKNVSELKKDGKRVAMIGDGINDAPALAESDVGIAIGAGTDVAIETADIILVNSNPVDVLNIIKLSKASHKKMVENFVWAAGYNVIAIPLAAGVLINQNILITPAIGAIVMSLSTIIVAINAQMLKID
- a CDS encoding ABC transporter ATP-binding protein, giving the protein MNVPLLKIDQLGYETDGKVILKGIDFSVEKGEFVTITGPSGSGKSTLLKIIASMVSQTSGDILYQNKRIEEYEPTVYRKEVSYSFQTATLFGETVKDNLAFPYEIRNQTFDEQKAVSALNEVGLGEEYLTKQVTTLSGGEKQRIALIRNLLFLPEILLLDEVTSALDSANQEIIRKLIRTINEERGVTVLWVTHNQTEIDLSNRVIHLVDGEMEEAK
- a CDS encoding fructose bisphosphate aldolase — its product is MQKEQFERMKNGRGFIAALDQSGGSTPKALEIYGIAPDTYSNEAEMFDLVHDMRTRLMTSAAFNSDSILGAILFEQTMDRKVEDLYTADYLWEKKGIVPFLKVDKGLAEETDGVQLMKPNPDLDELLQRAAERHIFGTKMRSLIKEANPEAIKQVVDQQFDVAKQIIAAGLVPIIEPEVDINSKDKEKSEVLLKEEILKQLDALNESANIILKLSIPTIADFYKELIDHPRVIRVVALSGGYTREKANRALSSNHGLIASFSRALSEGLSASQSDVDYNAMLKESIKQIYNASIT
- a CDS encoding thioredoxin family protein is translated as MKKMNTFPQATSIDQVLRLIDENALAFVYISRKNCGVCHAVQPQVQEMLEEFPTIKPIQVSADDVPEVAGQFTVFTVPALLLFAEGKEVIREARFVVMDELHRKFQQVVENS
- a CDS encoding MDR family MFS transporter encodes the protein MIQAENQNMSFTQVGSILGVILMGSFVTILNQTLMSTALPSIMKEFSITATQGQWLTTAYMLINGIMVPITAYLVNRFTTRQLYLFSMIVFSIGTFVAATSNIYGVLIIGRMIQAIGAGIILPLQMIVILYLFPIEKRGSAMGLIGLAMNFAPAIGPTFSGWVVQNYQWNMLFYFILPFAIIDVVVAFFILKNVGETSRPKLDGISVIYSTLGFGGLLFGLSNASSNNFISANVALPLIIGVVSLVLLVNRSNRSKEPLLNFSIFKYKGFRLNLIISFVLTAGMYGAIMLLPIYFQTMRGMTPMESGMVLLPGSIVMAIMSPITGRMFDKYGSKRLAMSGLVLVTIGTFIIGLIDLNTPIKYIVLLQIVRSLGFSLTLMPIQTAAFNAVPLALASHASAMFNTQRQLAGSMGTALFVVVMTIASQNGATQHLSPELSDLAGFQMVFKLVGLFSLAAFIMTLFIKEDLYLLKVKPVGNV
- a CDS encoding 1-phosphofructokinase family hexose kinase; this encodes MIYTITLNPTIDRLLYLGGKLTKEKNNRLDRIAYDLGGKGHHGSYAMSKLGVENQALGFCGTTNKRKLEKILEEKGINHDLVEVYGKPTRESYVLLEKDVSGSILITEKGYAVSNYDKSLLFDKIEEKVEAEDTVLIAGSMPPGFEIEDLEKLINLLNKIGCFIACDLSGEALKAAVKAGINFIKPNRFEILEIAEQGRSLLDTVKELTKTIDYVIVSQGGAGSLCGHKNEFYQITPPVVVVKNDTGAGDCFVGSFLASLTQQKTFAEALTMATACSASKVQHDDSTTFSVKDAQNLQEKVILEKL